One window of the Oncorhynchus mykiss isolate Arlee chromosome 5, USDA_OmykA_1.1, whole genome shotgun sequence genome contains the following:
- the LOC110524507 gene encoding dynamin-3 isoform X1 — translation MVLSVQIQVVDSRTGTVAMGNRGMEELIPLVNRLQDAFSTIGQSCNLDLPQIAVVGGQSAGKSSVLENFVGRDFLPRGSGIVTRRPLVLQLISASTEYAEFLHCKGKMFSDFQEVRQEIEAETVRLTGTNKGVSPVPINLRVYSPHVLNLTLVDLPGITKVPVGDQPADIEYQVRDMIMQFICKDNCLVLAVTPANMDLANSDALKLAKDVDPQGLRTIGVITKLDLMDEGTDARHILENRLLPLRRGYIGVVNRSQKDIDGRKDIKAALAAERKFFLSHPAYRHMADSMGTPYLQRVLNQQLTNHIRDCLPVFRSCLQSQLLALDKEAEEYKHYRADDPARKTKALLLLMQQFAADFEKRIEGSGDQVDTIELSGGAKINRIFHERFPFELVKMEFDERELRREISYAIKNIHGIRTGLFTPDQAFEAIVRRQIIKLKGPCIKCVDMVIQELINTVRQCTTKLGSYPRLREETERIVTTNIRDRESRAKDQVLLLIDVQVAYINTNHEDFIGFANAQQRSAQTNKKSIAGNQGVQPVSSLIVIRKGWLTVNNISIIKGGAKEYWFVLTAESLSWFKDDEEKEKKYMLPLDNLKLRDVEKSFMSSKHAYAIFNTEQRNVYKDYRFLELACSSQEEQDSWKASLLRAGVYPEKVTVDGECSGSSDSFSMDPQLERQVETIRNLVDSYMNIVYKAIRDLMPKTIMHLMINNVKLYIGSDLLVQLYSLAEKCVLMDESPEQEQRREEVLRTHSALKEALAIIGDISTSTSSTPLPPPVDSSWLHGAPGTSCRSPSPTAIASKRIAAAPRALPSTRGPAPMAPPVPSRAAPHGPISNHADTTQSPPTGLIRPPPNVPRRHPPAVPTKPLH, via the exons ATGGTGTTGTCTGTACAAATTCAGGTGGTTGACAGTCGGACGGGCACTGTCGCCATGGGCAACCGGGGGATGGAGGAGCTGATCCCCTTGGTGAATAGGCTCCAGGACGCCTTCAGCACCATTGGCCAGAGCTGCAACCTAGACCTGCCGCAGATAGCGGTCGTTGGCGGTCAGAGCGCAGGCAAGAGCTCTGTCCTGGAGAACTTTGTGGGCAG ggaCTTCCTCCCCCGGGGTTCTGGCATTGTCACCCGCAGACCCTTGGTCCTCCAGCTCATCTCTGCCAGcacag AGTATGCAGAGTTTCTCCACTGTAAGGGGAAGATGTTTTCAGACTTTCAGGAAGTTCGCCAGGAGATCGAAGCAGAGACAGTGAGACTCACTGGAACCAATAAGGGCGTCTCTCCTGTCCCCATCAACCTACGAGTTTATTCCCCTCACG TGTTGAACCTGACCCTGGTGGATCTGCCTGGCATTACCAAAGTGCCTGTAGGAGACCAGCCGGCTGATATAGAGTACCAG GTGAGGGACATGATCATGCAGTTTATCTGTAAAGACAACTGTCTGGTCTTGGCTGTGACTCCAGCTAACATGGACCTGGCCAACTCTGACGCTCTCAAACTGGCCAAGGATGTGGACCCTCAGG GCCTGCGGACCATAGGGGTGATCACTAAGTTGGATCTGATGGACGAGGGAACGGATGCCCGGCACATACTGGAGAACAGGTTACTGCCACTACGCAGAG gttatATCGGGGTGGTGAATCGTAGTCAGAAGGACATTGATGGGAGAAAGGACATTAAGGCAGCTCTGGCTGCAGAGAGGAAGTTCTTCCTGTCTCACCCTGCATACAGACACATGGCTGACAGCATGGGTACCCCCTACCTACAGAGAGTCCTGAACCAG CAACTGACCAATCACATCCGAGACTGTCTGCCAGTGTTCCGCAGTTGTCTCCAGAGCCAGCTCCTAGCGCTGGATAAAGAGGCTGAGGAGTACAAACACTACAGAGCTGACGACCCAGCACGCAAGACAAAGGCCCTACTACT GCTGATGCAGCAGTTTGCAGCCGACTTTGAGAAGCGTATTGAGGGCTCAGGAGACCAGGTGGACACTATAGAACTGTCAGGAGGAGCCAAGATCAACCGCATATTCCACGAACGCTTCCCCTTCGAACTGGTCAAG ATGGAATTTGATGAGAGGGAACTGCGGCGGGAGATCAGCTATGCCATCAAGAACATCCACGgcatcag GACAGGTTTGTTTACTCCAGACCAGGCGTTTGAGGCCATAGTGAGGAGACAGATAATCAAGCTGAAGGGTCCCTGTATTAAATGTGTGGACATGGTCATCCAGGAGCTGATCAACACTGTACGCCAATGCACCACCAAG TTGGGCTCCTATCCAAGATTGCgagaggagacggagagaatCGTTACCACAAACATCCGGGACAGAGAGAGTCGAGCTAAagaccag GTCCTGCTGCTAATCGATGTACAGGTGGCCTACATCAACACTAACCATGAGGACTTCATTGGCTTCGCTAA tgcgCAGCAGAGGAGCGCTCAGACTAATAAGAAGAGCATTGCAGGAAACCAG GGTGTGCAACCAGTCTCCAGTCTAATA GTCATCCGTAAGGGCTGGCTGACCGTCAACAACATCAGTATCATCAAGGGCGGTGCGAAGGAGTACTGGTTCGTCCTGACCGCTGAGAGCCTGTCCTGGTTCAAGGATGATGAG gagaaagagaagaagtacATGTTACCATTGGACAACCTGAAGCTGAGAGACGTGGAGAAGAGCTTCATGTCCAGTAAACATGCCTACGCCATCTTCAACACcgaacagag GAATGTGTATAAGGACTACAGGTTCCTGGAGCTGGCGTGTAGCTCTCAGGAGGAGCAAGACAGCTGGAAGGCTTCTCTGCTGAGGGCCGGAGTCTATCCTGAGAAAGTCACT GTGGATGGGGAGTGTAGTGGTTCTAGTGATAGTTTCTCTATGGACCCTCAGTTGGAGCGTCAGGTAGAGACCATACGGAACCTGGTGGACTCCTACATGAACATCGTTTACAAAGCCATCAGAGACCTCATGCCCAAGACGATCATGCACCTCATGATCAATAAC gtGAAGTTGTATATTGGTAGTGATCTCCTGGTGCAGCTCTACTCTCTAGCAGAGAAGTGTGTGTTGATGGATGAGTCTCCagaacaggagcagaggagagaggaggtgctgaGGACTCACTCTGCCCTGAAAGAGGCTCTGGCCATCATAGGAGacatctctacctccacctcctctactcctctacctcctcctgtcGACTCCTCCTGGCTGCATGGAGCCCCTGGGACCAGctgcag GTCTCCCAGTCCTACAGCTATAGCTTCTAAGCGTATAGCCGCTGCTCCTAGAGCCTTGCCCTCCACCAGAGGCCCCGCCCCCATGGCCCCACCAGTCCCCTCACGCGCCGCACCCCATGGACCAATCAGCAATCACGCTGAtaccacccagtctccacccaccGGACTCATCAGACCCCCCCCTAATGTACCCAG GAGGCaccccccagctgtccccacaaaACCATTGCACTGA
- the LOC110524507 gene encoding dynamin-3 isoform X3 produces MFSDFQEVRQEIEAETVRLTGTNKGVSPVPINLRVYSPHVLNLTLVDLPGITKVPVGDQPADIEYQVRDMIMQFICKDNCLVLAVTPANMDLANSDALKLAKDVDPQGLRTIGVITKLDLMDEGTDARHILENRLLPLRRGYIGVVNRSQKDIDGRKDIKAALAAERKFFLSHPAYRHMADSMGTPYLQRVLNQQLTNHIRDCLPVFRSCLQSQLLALDKEAEEYKHYRADDPARKTKALLLLMQQFAADFEKRIEGSGDQVDTIELSGGAKINRIFHERFPFELVKMEFDERELRREISYAIKNIHGIRTGLFTPDQAFEAIVRRQIIKLKGPCIKCVDMVIQELINTVRQCTTKLGSYPRLREETERIVTTNIRDRESRAKDQVLLLIDVQVAYINTNHEDFIGFANAQQRSAQTNKKSIAGNQGVQPVSSLIVIRKGWLTVNNISIIKGGAKEYWFVLTAESLSWFKDDEEKEKKYMLPLDNLKLRDVEKSFMSSKHAYAIFNTEQRNVYKDYRFLELACSSQEEQDSWKASLLRAGVYPEKVTVDGECSGSSDSFSMDPQLERQVETIRNLVDSYMNIVYKAIRDLMPKTIMHLMINNVKLYIGSDLLVQLYSLAEKCVLMDESPEQEQRREEVLRTHSALKEALAIIGDISTSTSSTPLPPPVDSSWLHGAPGTSCRSPSPTAIASKRIAAAPRALPSTRGPAPMAPPVPSRAAPHGPISNHADTTQSPPTGLIRPPPNVPRRHPPAVPTKPLH; encoded by the exons ATGTTTTCAGACTTTCAGGAAGTTCGCCAGGAGATCGAAGCAGAGACAGTGAGACTCACTGGAACCAATAAGGGCGTCTCTCCTGTCCCCATCAACCTACGAGTTTATTCCCCTCACG TGTTGAACCTGACCCTGGTGGATCTGCCTGGCATTACCAAAGTGCCTGTAGGAGACCAGCCGGCTGATATAGAGTACCAG GTGAGGGACATGATCATGCAGTTTATCTGTAAAGACAACTGTCTGGTCTTGGCTGTGACTCCAGCTAACATGGACCTGGCCAACTCTGACGCTCTCAAACTGGCCAAGGATGTGGACCCTCAGG GCCTGCGGACCATAGGGGTGATCACTAAGTTGGATCTGATGGACGAGGGAACGGATGCCCGGCACATACTGGAGAACAGGTTACTGCCACTACGCAGAG gttatATCGGGGTGGTGAATCGTAGTCAGAAGGACATTGATGGGAGAAAGGACATTAAGGCAGCTCTGGCTGCAGAGAGGAAGTTCTTCCTGTCTCACCCTGCATACAGACACATGGCTGACAGCATGGGTACCCCCTACCTACAGAGAGTCCTGAACCAG CAACTGACCAATCACATCCGAGACTGTCTGCCAGTGTTCCGCAGTTGTCTCCAGAGCCAGCTCCTAGCGCTGGATAAAGAGGCTGAGGAGTACAAACACTACAGAGCTGACGACCCAGCACGCAAGACAAAGGCCCTACTACT GCTGATGCAGCAGTTTGCAGCCGACTTTGAGAAGCGTATTGAGGGCTCAGGAGACCAGGTGGACACTATAGAACTGTCAGGAGGAGCCAAGATCAACCGCATATTCCACGAACGCTTCCCCTTCGAACTGGTCAAG ATGGAATTTGATGAGAGGGAACTGCGGCGGGAGATCAGCTATGCCATCAAGAACATCCACGgcatcag GACAGGTTTGTTTACTCCAGACCAGGCGTTTGAGGCCATAGTGAGGAGACAGATAATCAAGCTGAAGGGTCCCTGTATTAAATGTGTGGACATGGTCATCCAGGAGCTGATCAACACTGTACGCCAATGCACCACCAAG TTGGGCTCCTATCCAAGATTGCgagaggagacggagagaatCGTTACCACAAACATCCGGGACAGAGAGAGTCGAGCTAAagaccag GTCCTGCTGCTAATCGATGTACAGGTGGCCTACATCAACACTAACCATGAGGACTTCATTGGCTTCGCTAA tgcgCAGCAGAGGAGCGCTCAGACTAATAAGAAGAGCATTGCAGGAAACCAG GGTGTGCAACCAGTCTCCAGTCTAATA GTCATCCGTAAGGGCTGGCTGACCGTCAACAACATCAGTATCATCAAGGGCGGTGCGAAGGAGTACTGGTTCGTCCTGACCGCTGAGAGCCTGTCCTGGTTCAAGGATGATGAG gagaaagagaagaagtacATGTTACCATTGGACAACCTGAAGCTGAGAGACGTGGAGAAGAGCTTCATGTCCAGTAAACATGCCTACGCCATCTTCAACACcgaacagag GAATGTGTATAAGGACTACAGGTTCCTGGAGCTGGCGTGTAGCTCTCAGGAGGAGCAAGACAGCTGGAAGGCTTCTCTGCTGAGGGCCGGAGTCTATCCTGAGAAAGTCACT GTGGATGGGGAGTGTAGTGGTTCTAGTGATAGTTTCTCTATGGACCCTCAGTTGGAGCGTCAGGTAGAGACCATACGGAACCTGGTGGACTCCTACATGAACATCGTTTACAAAGCCATCAGAGACCTCATGCCCAAGACGATCATGCACCTCATGATCAATAAC gtGAAGTTGTATATTGGTAGTGATCTCCTGGTGCAGCTCTACTCTCTAGCAGAGAAGTGTGTGTTGATGGATGAGTCTCCagaacaggagcagaggagagaggaggtgctgaGGACTCACTCTGCCCTGAAAGAGGCTCTGGCCATCATAGGAGacatctctacctccacctcctctactcctctacctcctcctgtcGACTCCTCCTGGCTGCATGGAGCCCCTGGGACCAGctgcag GTCTCCCAGTCCTACAGCTATAGCTTCTAAGCGTATAGCCGCTGCTCCTAGAGCCTTGCCCTCCACCAGAGGCCCCGCCCCCATGGCCCCACCAGTCCCCTCACGCGCCGCACCCCATGGACCAATCAGCAATCACGCTGAtaccacccagtctccacccaccGGACTCATCAGACCCCCCCCTAATGTACCCAG GAGGCaccccccagctgtccccacaaaACCATTGCACTGA
- the LOC110524507 gene encoding dynamin-2 isoform X2, which translates to MVLSVQIQVVDSRTGTVAMGNRGMEELIPLVNRLQDAFSTIGQSCNLDLPQIAVVGGQSAGKSSVLENFVGRDFLPRGSGIVTRRPLVLQLISASTEYAEFLHCKGKMFSDFQEVRQEIEAETVRLTGTNKGVSPVPINLRVYSPHVLNLTLVDLPGITKVPVGDQPADIEYQVRDMIMQFICKDNCLVLAVTPANMDLANSDALKLAKDVDPQGLRTIGVITKLDLMDEGTDARHILENRLLPLRRGYIGVVNRSQKDIDGRKDIKAALAAERKFFLSHPAYRHMADSMGTPYLQRVLNQQLTNHIRDCLPVFRSCLQSQLLALDKEAEEYKHYRADDPARKTKALLLLMQQFAADFEKRIEGSGDQVDTIELSGGAKINRIFHERFPFELVKMEFDERELRREISYAIKNIHGIRTGLFTPDQAFEAIVRRQIIKLKGPCIKCVDMVIQELINTVRQCTTKLGSYPRLREETERIVTTNIRDRESRAKDQVLLLIDVQVAYINTNHEDFIGFANAQQRSAQTNKKSIAGNQVIRKGWLTVNNISIIKGGAKEYWFVLTAESLSWFKDDEEKEKKYMLPLDNLKLRDVEKSFMSSKHAYAIFNTEQRNVYKDYRFLELACSSQEEQDSWKASLLRAGVYPEKVTVDGECSGSSDSFSMDPQLERQVETIRNLVDSYMNIVYKAIRDLMPKTIMHLMINNVKLYIGSDLLVQLYSLAEKCVLMDESPEQEQRREEVLRTHSALKEALAIIGDISTSTSSTPLPPPVDSSWLHGAPGTSCRSPSPTAIASKRIAAAPRALPSTRGPAPMAPPVPSRAAPHGPISNHADTTQSPPTGLIRPPPNVPRRHPPAVPTKPLH; encoded by the exons ATGGTGTTGTCTGTACAAATTCAGGTGGTTGACAGTCGGACGGGCACTGTCGCCATGGGCAACCGGGGGATGGAGGAGCTGATCCCCTTGGTGAATAGGCTCCAGGACGCCTTCAGCACCATTGGCCAGAGCTGCAACCTAGACCTGCCGCAGATAGCGGTCGTTGGCGGTCAGAGCGCAGGCAAGAGCTCTGTCCTGGAGAACTTTGTGGGCAG ggaCTTCCTCCCCCGGGGTTCTGGCATTGTCACCCGCAGACCCTTGGTCCTCCAGCTCATCTCTGCCAGcacag AGTATGCAGAGTTTCTCCACTGTAAGGGGAAGATGTTTTCAGACTTTCAGGAAGTTCGCCAGGAGATCGAAGCAGAGACAGTGAGACTCACTGGAACCAATAAGGGCGTCTCTCCTGTCCCCATCAACCTACGAGTTTATTCCCCTCACG TGTTGAACCTGACCCTGGTGGATCTGCCTGGCATTACCAAAGTGCCTGTAGGAGACCAGCCGGCTGATATAGAGTACCAG GTGAGGGACATGATCATGCAGTTTATCTGTAAAGACAACTGTCTGGTCTTGGCTGTGACTCCAGCTAACATGGACCTGGCCAACTCTGACGCTCTCAAACTGGCCAAGGATGTGGACCCTCAGG GCCTGCGGACCATAGGGGTGATCACTAAGTTGGATCTGATGGACGAGGGAACGGATGCCCGGCACATACTGGAGAACAGGTTACTGCCACTACGCAGAG gttatATCGGGGTGGTGAATCGTAGTCAGAAGGACATTGATGGGAGAAAGGACATTAAGGCAGCTCTGGCTGCAGAGAGGAAGTTCTTCCTGTCTCACCCTGCATACAGACACATGGCTGACAGCATGGGTACCCCCTACCTACAGAGAGTCCTGAACCAG CAACTGACCAATCACATCCGAGACTGTCTGCCAGTGTTCCGCAGTTGTCTCCAGAGCCAGCTCCTAGCGCTGGATAAAGAGGCTGAGGAGTACAAACACTACAGAGCTGACGACCCAGCACGCAAGACAAAGGCCCTACTACT GCTGATGCAGCAGTTTGCAGCCGACTTTGAGAAGCGTATTGAGGGCTCAGGAGACCAGGTGGACACTATAGAACTGTCAGGAGGAGCCAAGATCAACCGCATATTCCACGAACGCTTCCCCTTCGAACTGGTCAAG ATGGAATTTGATGAGAGGGAACTGCGGCGGGAGATCAGCTATGCCATCAAGAACATCCACGgcatcag GACAGGTTTGTTTACTCCAGACCAGGCGTTTGAGGCCATAGTGAGGAGACAGATAATCAAGCTGAAGGGTCCCTGTATTAAATGTGTGGACATGGTCATCCAGGAGCTGATCAACACTGTACGCCAATGCACCACCAAG TTGGGCTCCTATCCAAGATTGCgagaggagacggagagaatCGTTACCACAAACATCCGGGACAGAGAGAGTCGAGCTAAagaccag GTCCTGCTGCTAATCGATGTACAGGTGGCCTACATCAACACTAACCATGAGGACTTCATTGGCTTCGCTAA tgcgCAGCAGAGGAGCGCTCAGACTAATAAGAAGAGCATTGCAGGAAACCAG GTCATCCGTAAGGGCTGGCTGACCGTCAACAACATCAGTATCATCAAGGGCGGTGCGAAGGAGTACTGGTTCGTCCTGACCGCTGAGAGCCTGTCCTGGTTCAAGGATGATGAG gagaaagagaagaagtacATGTTACCATTGGACAACCTGAAGCTGAGAGACGTGGAGAAGAGCTTCATGTCCAGTAAACATGCCTACGCCATCTTCAACACcgaacagag GAATGTGTATAAGGACTACAGGTTCCTGGAGCTGGCGTGTAGCTCTCAGGAGGAGCAAGACAGCTGGAAGGCTTCTCTGCTGAGGGCCGGAGTCTATCCTGAGAAAGTCACT GTGGATGGGGAGTGTAGTGGTTCTAGTGATAGTTTCTCTATGGACCCTCAGTTGGAGCGTCAGGTAGAGACCATACGGAACCTGGTGGACTCCTACATGAACATCGTTTACAAAGCCATCAGAGACCTCATGCCCAAGACGATCATGCACCTCATGATCAATAAC gtGAAGTTGTATATTGGTAGTGATCTCCTGGTGCAGCTCTACTCTCTAGCAGAGAAGTGTGTGTTGATGGATGAGTCTCCagaacaggagcagaggagagaggaggtgctgaGGACTCACTCTGCCCTGAAAGAGGCTCTGGCCATCATAGGAGacatctctacctccacctcctctactcctctacctcctcctgtcGACTCCTCCTGGCTGCATGGAGCCCCTGGGACCAGctgcag GTCTCCCAGTCCTACAGCTATAGCTTCTAAGCGTATAGCCGCTGCTCCTAGAGCCTTGCCCTCCACCAGAGGCCCCGCCCCCATGGCCCCACCAGTCCCCTCACGCGCCGCACCCCATGGACCAATCAGCAATCACGCTGAtaccacccagtctccacccaccGGACTCATCAGACCCCCCCCTAATGTACCCAG GAGGCaccccccagctgtccccacaaaACCATTGCACTGA